AGAAGAATGACAATACCTGTCTCCGTACTTATTCTGACCCTGGATGAAGAGATCAACCTGCCTCGTTGCCTGGCCTCCCTGCAATGGTGCGATGATGTTGTCGTCCTTGATTCCGGTAGCCAGGATGCCACGCAAAACATCGCAACCGAGTGGGGCGCGCGAATGGTTGAACGCCCCTTTGATAATTATGCCAGACAGCGTAACTTCGGTCTGGAAAAGATCCCTTACAAACATCCTTGGGTTCTTATGGTTGACGCCGATGAAGAGGTGCCATCTGAACTTGTCGAAGAAATGAATAAGACGATTGCTGGATGCTGCGAAAAAACGACCCTCTACCGTATGCGACGGAAAGATTTTTTTCTTGGCCGTTGGATCAAGCGCAGCAGCGGATACCCTACATGGTTCGGGCGCCTCATAAAAGTCGGGCATGTTAGGGTCGAGCGGGCTATCAACGAGGAATATAATACCGATGGGTATATCGGCTTTCTTCAGGGACATCTCCATCACTATCCTTTTAACAAGGGGTTTTCTGCCTGGCTTGAAAAGCACAATCGTTATTCAACGATGGAGGCCGACCTGATGGTGAAAGGGGGGATCGATACCCCTGCCTTGTCTGACCTTTTTGGTAGCGACCCTGCTAATCGTAGACGCGCAATTAAATCCCTTGTCTATCGCATGCCGTTCAGGCCTCTTCTGATGTTTGTTGCCTTGTATGTCTTTCGTGGCGGTTTTCTGGATGGGAGGGCTGGATTGAGCTTTTGTTTGCTTCGGTCCTTTTATGAATTTATGATCAACTGTAAGGCGCAAGAGGTCCATTTGCGTCAGAATGATATGCCACTTTAATTATGTCGCTGATTTCTATAGTTACCGGTACCTACAATGCTGCTTCAACCTTACGTGGCAATCTGGATTGTCTGAACAACCAGTCCCTTCAGCCCGAGCATATCCTTGTTGATGGCTGTTCCACTGATGGCACCCTTGATATCTTAAAAAA
This portion of the Syntrophotalea acetylenica genome encodes:
- a CDS encoding glycosyltransferase family 2 protein: MTIPVSVLILTLDEEINLPRCLASLQWCDDVVVLDSGSQDATQNIATEWGARMVERPFDNYARQRNFGLEKIPYKHPWVLMVDADEEVPSELVEEMNKTIAGCCEKTTLYRMRRKDFFLGRWIKRSSGYPTWFGRLIKVGHVRVERAINEEYNTDGYIGFLQGHLHHYPFNKGFSAWLEKHNRYSTMEADLMVKGGIDTPALSDLFGSDPANRRRAIKSLVYRMPFRPLLMFVALYVFRGGFLDGRAGLSFCLLRSFYEFMINCKAQEVHLRQNDMPL